A window of Platichthys flesus chromosome 23, fPlaFle2.1, whole genome shotgun sequence contains these coding sequences:
- the LOC133948834 gene encoding tetraspanin-6-like, whose translation MGKINGCLKCLFIFFNVLFGIIGCVLIYGTIKVTAYSLQMSAFGAPSVAWLWVFAIGVLGISSLGIYAACSEKALALKIFAGFMVAGMVIMMIFGIIIVVFRNQLRDSFDQASAELAKPFMASQEGREALNQLQGSLHCCGVVSPKDWTDDIPSSCSCSRYGTGPYGGRDSCVAKPSGASGPDQIYEQTCGDFFFSIINMACNVTMGFFFGFAVTALLGLLVSLLMIHQVKRHDSADGASYSMKSY comes from the exons ATGGGGAAAATTAACGGCTGCCTCAAgtgtctcttcatcttcttcaatgtgttgtttggt ATCATCGGATGTGTTCTGATCTACGGGACCATAAAGGTCACGGCCTACAGCCTCCAG ATGTCGGCGTTCGGGGCCCCCAGCGTGGCGTGGCTCTGGGTGTTCGCCATCGGCGTCCTCGGCATCTCCTCCCTGGGAATCTACGCGGCCTGCTCCGAGAAAGCTCTGGCCCTGAAAATA TTTGCAGGCTTCATGGTGGCGGGGATGGTCATCATGATGATCTTTGGCATCATCATCGTCGTCTTCAGGAACCAG CTCAGAGATTCATTTGACCAAGCCTCCGCTGAACTGGCCAAGCCCTTCATGGCAAGCCAGGAAGGGAGAGAAGCTCTGAACCAGCTGCAGGGATCT CTTCACTGCTGTGGAGTGGTGAGTCCCAAGGACTGGACTGATGACATCCCCTCGTCCTGTAGTTGCAGCAGGTACGGGACTGGACCCTATGGTGGACGTGATAGCTGCGTGGCCAAACCTTCG GGAGCCAGTGGTCCAGACCAGATCTATGAACAG ACCTGCGGcgacttcttcttctccatcattAACATGGCCTGCAACGTCACCATGGGCTTCTTCTTCGGGTTTGCAGTCACCGCA ctgctcgGCCTGCTGGTGTCGCTCCTGATGATCCATCAGGTCAAACGTCACGACAGCGCGGACGGTGCGTCGTACTCCATGAAGAGCTACtga
- the LOC133948908 gene encoding 23 kDa integral membrane protein-like, whose product MARCRSYLRGLAICVTVLLMASGVVMIGVGFSSIDGNIPVAVLFNQLSSSDGLHVLQVFGPLTVLLSILGVCAASLDTKPLLLLFSALIFVEFVALMIVASPLVHVQAQMGGAVDEVFLNVTPLHRAERFIQSELNKLQASDSCCGLRSFEDWGDRLPVSCLCSPTPPPSDLQLSSRPGNWSSDRLCVKVERDLYPPTPQSTDNLWVHSEPCGPVLKSYLSFPLKLRIGIISAFATIAMAAIALCLALGLEEYWRTPPVETTVDDYNRVKYQPKPCLT is encoded by the exons ATGGCTCGATGCAGAAGCTACTTACGAGGACTCGCcatctgtgtcactgtgttgcTAATG GCGTCTGGAGTCGTGATGATCGGAGTCGGCTTCTCCTCCATCGACGGCAACATACCGGTCGCTGTG ttgTTCAACCAGTTGTCCAGTAGTGATGGTTTACACGTCCTCCAGGTGTTTGGTCCCCTCACTGTGCTTTTGTCTATTCTGGGCGTCTGTGCTGCGTCTTTAGACACAaagcctctgctgctgttg TTCTCTGCTCTGATCTTCGTGGAGTTCGTGGCTCTGATGATCGTCGCCTCTCCTCTGGTTCACGTTCAGGCTCAG ATGGGCGGCGCGGTGGACGAGGTGTTCCTGAACGTGACCCCTCTTCACCGGGCGGAACGTTTCATCCAGAGTGAGCTGAACAAGCTCCAGGCTTCG gaCTCGTGTTGTGGTTTGAGGAGTTTTGAAGACTGGGGCGAtcgacttcctgtttcctgcctCTGCTCGCCGACCCCTCCCCCCTCCGACCTGCAGCTGAG ctcccgTCCTGGTAACTGGAGCTCCGACAGGCTCTGTGTGAAGGTGGAGCGCGACCTTTACCCCCCGACCCCACAGTCCACCGATAACTTATGGGTTCACTCTGAG CCCTGCGGCCCCGTCCTGAAGAGCTACCTGAGCTTCCCCCTGAAACTCCGGATCGGAATCATCTCAGCGTTTGCCACCATCGCG ATGGCGGCCATCGCCCTGTGTCTGGCTCTGGGTCTGGAGGAATACTGGAGGACGCCTCCGGTAGAAACCACCGTCGATGACTACAACCGAGTAAAATACCAACCCAAACCCTGCCtcacctga